One genomic segment of Gaiellales bacterium includes these proteins:
- a CDS encoding amidase: MTAAAELPATEQAVLLRSGAVSATELVREHLDRIASLNASVNAIVTVLPERALAAAAEADRLRAEGAGLPPLHGLPIAHKDLVDTAGVRTTYGSPSFRDHVPDADELLVTRLRAAGAIMVGKTNTPEWGAGSHTFNPVFGVTRNPWDTSRTAGGSSGGAAVALACRMLPLADGSDLGGSLRNPAAWNGVVGLRPTPGVVPSWPSDSPWLPFSVDGPMARTAADVALLLSAMAGPDPRAPLSQRSAALDLAPPFDVDLQGRRVAWSPALNGLPVDPAVMAVLEPAVAGLAALGLDVTADEPDLAGADTVFETWRAFGFALSLGELYDSDGDRMKETVRWNVERGRALTVADLTTATRLHAGLHDRALAFFDRYDYLACPVTQVEPFPVEVEYPADVAGVAMRSYLEWMRVCSRISVTGCPAISIPAGLSAGGLPVGLQLVARPFAERSLLEVAHAVDAQSGYSRRVPPVGVAER, translated from the coding sequence GTGACCGCGGCGGCCGAGCTCCCCGCGACGGAGCAGGCCGTGCTTCTCCGTTCTGGAGCCGTTTCCGCAACCGAGCTGGTCCGCGAGCACCTCGACCGCATCGCGTCGCTGAACGCTTCCGTGAATGCAATCGTCACGGTGTTGCCCGAACGTGCGCTGGCAGCCGCCGCCGAGGCCGACCGCCTCCGGGCCGAAGGCGCCGGGCTGCCGCCGCTGCACGGCCTCCCGATCGCGCACAAGGACCTCGTCGACACGGCCGGCGTGCGCACGACCTACGGGTCGCCGTCGTTCCGCGACCACGTCCCGGATGCCGACGAGCTGCTCGTCACGCGACTCCGCGCCGCCGGAGCGATCATGGTCGGCAAGACGAACACGCCGGAGTGGGGGGCCGGGTCGCACACCTTCAATCCCGTGTTCGGGGTGACCCGCAACCCCTGGGACACCTCACGCACGGCGGGCGGGTCGAGCGGCGGCGCGGCCGTCGCGCTCGCCTGCCGGATGCTGCCGCTCGCCGACGGCAGCGACCTGGGCGGGTCGCTGCGGAACCCGGCGGCCTGGAACGGCGTCGTGGGCCTCCGGCCGACTCCGGGCGTCGTCCCGTCGTGGCCGTCCGACTCGCCGTGGCTGCCGTTCTCGGTCGACGGTCCGATGGCGCGGACGGCAGCCGACGTCGCGCTGCTCCTCTCCGCGATGGCCGGTCCCGACCCGCGGGCGCCGCTCTCGCAGCGCTCGGCCGCGCTCGACCTGGCCCCGCCCTTCGACGTCGACCTGCAAGGGAGGCGCGTGGCCTGGAGCCCCGCGCTGAACGGCCTCCCGGTCGATCCGGCCGTCATGGCGGTGCTCGAGCCGGCCGTCGCTGGGCTGGCCGCTCTCGGACTCGACGTGACGGCCGACGAGCCCGACCTGGCCGGCGCCGACACCGTCTTCGAGACCTGGCGGGCGTTCGGCTTCGCGCTCTCCCTGGGCGAGCTCTACGACAGCGACGGCGACCGCATGAAGGAGACCGTCCGCTGGAACGTGGAGCGGGGCCGGGCGCTCACCGTCGCCGACCTCACGACGGCGACGCGCCTGCACGCCGGGCTGCACGACCGCGCGCTCGCGTTCTTCGACCGCTACGACTATCTGGCCTGCCCGGTGACCCAGGTCGAGCCGTTCCCGGTCGAGGTCGAGTATCCGGCCGATGTCGCGGGCGTGGCGATGCGCAGCTACCTGGAGTGGATGCGGGTCTGCTCGCGCATCTCCGTCACGGGCTGTCCGGCGATCTCGATCCCGGCCGGGCTCTCGGCCGGCGGCCTCCCGGTCGGGCTCCAGCTGGTGGCCCGGCCCTTTGCCGAGCGCTCCTTGCTCGAGGTCGCCCACGCCGTCGACGCGCAGTCCGGCTATTCCCGCCGCGTGCCGCCCGTCGGGGTGGCCGAACGGTAA
- the sthA gene encoding Si-specific NAD(P)(+) transhydrogenase produces the protein MDGSRFDLVVLGSGPAGQKAAIQAAKVGASVAVVECRDTIGGVCANTGTIPSKTLREAAVYLTGLSERGLYGQSYRVKDEITIDDLIWRTQQVMAREVDVIRNQLARNHVQVLTGQGRLADEHRVEVSDLRGGVRTVEAERIVIATGTTPARPPDVEFDEATILDSDGILQMSRIPSTLVVVGAGVIGIEYASIFAALGTRVTVIEQRDRLLEFCDGQMVEALQYYLRDLGVVFRLGETVTSVEKHDGGTLTALASGKRIAADAVMYSAGRQGATAGLGLEEVGLEIDKRGRIAVDEHYRTAVEHIYAVGDVIGFPSLASSSFEQGRLAAAHAFGLDARPMRELLPIGIYTIPEISFAGRTEEELTGEGVPYEIGISRYRELARAQIQGDQVGILKLLVEPEARTLLGVHVFGTAATELVHIGQTVMGLGGTVDYLIDQVFNYPTLAESYKVAALDATNKLRALNRMTV, from the coding sequence ATGGATGGAAGCCGTTTCGACCTCGTCGTCCTGGGTTCAGGCCCGGCTGGGCAGAAGGCCGCCATCCAGGCCGCCAAGGTGGGCGCGTCCGTCGCGGTGGTCGAGTGTCGCGACACGATCGGCGGCGTGTGCGCCAACACGGGCACGATCCCGTCGAAGACCCTGCGCGAGGCCGCCGTCTACCTGACCGGCCTCTCCGAGCGCGGCCTCTACGGCCAGAGCTACCGGGTCAAGGACGAGATCACGATCGACGACCTGATCTGGCGCACGCAGCAGGTGATGGCGCGCGAGGTGGACGTGATCCGGAACCAGCTCGCCCGCAACCATGTGCAGGTGCTGACGGGGCAGGGCCGGCTGGCCGACGAGCACCGGGTCGAGGTGTCCGACCTGCGCGGCGGCGTCCGCACGGTCGAGGCCGAACGGATCGTGATCGCGACCGGCACGACCCCGGCGCGGCCGCCCGACGTCGAGTTCGACGAGGCGACCATCCTCGACTCCGACGGGATCCTGCAGATGTCGCGTATCCCATCGACGCTCGTGGTCGTCGGGGCGGGCGTGATCGGGATCGAGTACGCGTCGATCTTCGCCGCCCTCGGCACCCGGGTCACCGTGATCGAGCAGCGCGACCGGCTGCTCGAGTTCTGCGACGGCCAGATGGTCGAGGCGCTCCAGTACTACCTGCGCGACCTCGGCGTCGTGTTCCGGCTGGGCGAGACGGTGACCTCGGTGGAGAAGCACGACGGCGGCACGCTGACGGCGCTCGCGAGCGGCAAGCGGATCGCGGCCGACGCGGTCATGTACTCCGCCGGCCGCCAGGGCGCCACCGCCGGCCTCGGCCTGGAGGAGGTGGGGCTCGAGATCGACAAGCGCGGCCGCATCGCCGTCGACGAGCACTACCGCACCGCGGTCGAGCACATCTACGCCGTCGGCGACGTGATCGGCTTCCCCAGCCTGGCGTCGTCGTCCTTCGAGCAGGGCCGGCTGGCCGCCGCCCACGCGTTCGGGCTCGACGCCCGGCCGATGCGCGAGCTGCTGCCGATCGGCATCTACACGATCCCGGAGATCAGCTTCGCCGGCCGCACCGAGGAGGAGCTGACGGGGGAGGGCGTCCCGTACGAGATCGGCATCTCGCGCTACCGCGAGCTCGCCCGGGCCCAGATCCAGGGCGATCAGGTCGGCATCCTCAAGCTGCTCGTCGAGCCGGAGGCGCGGACCCTGCTCGGCGTCCACGTGTTCGGCACGGCGGCAACCGAGCTCGTGCACATCGGCCAGACCGTCATGGGCCTCGGCGGCACGGTGGACTACCTGATCGACCAGGTCTTCAACTACCCGACGCTGGCCGAGTCCTACAAGGTCGCGGCGCTCGACGCGACGAACAAGCTGCGCGCGCTCAACCGCATGACGGTCTAG
- a CDS encoding calcium-binding protein — MRWTRYSLPLVAAATTMLAPGSASAAVAKVAVVNHQLVYIGAGTSVDDLRIARHAGAFGVRDLATPLLAGAGCTSVDAHKATCAAAGIRSFSADLGRNSDRAVLGNRLRLAGIVIRGGLGADTLSSVASRVIFYGGPGHDRLLGGPRADLLLGKRGADFIRGRGGADRISGGPDDDLIVSGPGADRSFGGAGDDRVYGGLGNDVLRGGADDDTMADFSGWDHLYGGTGEDYLNTFELVPDGRPGDFQNASVGPDYGCRASPDDVLVGCDENAK; from the coding sequence ATGCGCTGGACCCGCTACAGCCTGCCCCTCGTCGCCGCGGCGACGACCATGCTTGCCCCCGGGAGCGCGAGCGCCGCGGTGGCGAAGGTGGCGGTCGTCAACCACCAGCTCGTCTACATCGGCGCCGGGACGAGTGTCGACGACCTGCGGATCGCTCGGCATGCAGGCGCGTTTGGCGTCCGCGATCTCGCCACGCCGCTGCTCGCCGGCGCCGGCTGCACGAGCGTCGACGCGCACAAGGCGACGTGCGCTGCTGCCGGGATCCGGTCGTTCAGCGCGGACCTCGGCCGGAACTCCGACCGGGCCGTCCTCGGCAACCGGCTGCGCCTGGCCGGCATCGTCATTCGCGGCGGGCTCGGGGCCGACACCCTCTCGTCCGTCGCCTCGCGCGTGATCTTTTACGGTGGGCCGGGACACGACCGGCTCCTGGGAGGGCCGCGGGCGGACCTGCTCCTGGGCAAGCGGGGCGCGGACTTCATCCGCGGACGAGGGGGCGCCGACCGGATCTCCGGCGGGCCGGACGACGATCTGATCGTCAGCGGCCCGGGCGCGGATCGCTCCTTCGGCGGAGCCGGAGACGACCGCGTCTACGGCGGCCTCGGCAACGATGTGCTCCGAGGCGGTGCCGACGACGACACGATGGCGGACTTCTCGGGTTGGGACCACCTCTATGGAGGTACGGGCGAGGACTACCTCAACACGTTCGAGCTCGTGCCCGATGGCCGGCCCGGAGACTTCCAGAACGCCAGCGTCGGGCCCGACTACGGCTGCCGCGCCTCGCCCGACGACGTGCTCGTGGGCTGTGACGAGAACGCGAAGTAG
- a CDS encoding nitroreductase family deazaflavin-dependent oxidoreductase, which translates to MSDQQSPRPWYADHVDRYIETDGADGHDWNGNPTLLLTTRGRRSGEQHTLPLIYGRDGDRLLVVASRGGAPKHPSWYLNLLSDPEVDVQVRGDRFHARAHPAEADEKPRLWRTMTEIFPDYDDYQRRTTREIPVVVLERTGG; encoded by the coding sequence ATGAGCGATCAACAATCTCCCCGACCCTGGTACGCCGACCACGTCGACCGCTACATCGAGACCGACGGCGCCGACGGCCACGACTGGAACGGCAACCCCACGCTGCTCCTGACCACCCGCGGCCGCCGCAGCGGCGAGCAGCACACGCTGCCGCTGATCTACGGTCGCGACGGCGACCGCCTGCTCGTCGTCGCATCGCGCGGCGGCGCCCCGAAGCACCCGTCCTGGTATCTCAACCTGCTCTCCGACCCCGAGGTCGACGTGCAGGTGAGGGGCGACCGCTTCCACGCCCGCGCGCATCCCGCCGAGGCCGACGAGAAGCCGCGGCTGTGGCGGACGATGACCGAGATCTTCCCCGACTACGACGACTACCAGCGCAGGACCACGCGCGAGATCCCGGTCGTCGTGCTCGAGCGCACCGGCGGCTGA
- a CDS encoding cation:proton antiporter, giving the protein MTFGVLTLIVACGLAGPLLSGATRLAVPVVVGEIAAGVIIGRTGFGEIDTSDPTVVFLADAGFAMLMFVVGTRLPLRDPGLRRALRGAAIATVLSFAIAVPAGWGLARVTEIKHPALFVLLLAASSSAVVMPILHERGLTGGEMLLATAWIALVDIATIVALPLALEPSRALRIALGGVVVTASAVAIFFVLRAIRRMRAVRALREDSRNREWALDLRLSLFALFGLSALATWFGTSILIAGFAAGMVVALAGEPRRLAQQLLGIAEGFFVPFFFVALGARLNFRSLASSRSDVVLALVLVGAIVVCHVAIAVVMRMPWPAGFLASAQLGLPAGVVALGLTEGLITPGQGAAVVASAVVTLGVSSIGAAMLHKRLACDT; this is encoded by the coding sequence ATGACGTTCGGCGTCCTCACCCTGATCGTCGCCTGCGGCCTGGCCGGGCCGCTGCTTTCGGGCGCCACCCGCCTGGCCGTCCCGGTCGTCGTGGGCGAGATCGCGGCGGGCGTGATCATCGGCCGCACCGGCTTCGGCGAGATCGACACGAGCGACCCGACCGTCGTCTTCCTGGCCGACGCCGGCTTCGCGATGCTGATGTTCGTCGTCGGCACGCGCCTGCCGCTGCGCGACCCCGGCCTGCGACGGGCGCTGCGGGGCGCGGCGATCGCCACCGTGCTCTCGTTCGCCATCGCCGTCCCGGCCGGGTGGGGGCTCGCCCGCGTCACCGAGATCAAGCATCCGGCGCTGTTCGTCTTGCTGCTGGCCGCGTCGAGCTCGGCGGTCGTGATGCCGATCCTGCACGAGCGCGGGCTGACCGGCGGCGAGATGCTGCTCGCGACCGCCTGGATCGCGCTCGTCGACATCGCCACCATCGTCGCGCTGCCGCTCGCGCTCGAGCCGTCGCGGGCGCTGCGGATCGCCCTCGGCGGCGTCGTCGTGACCGCAAGCGCCGTCGCGATCTTCTTCGTCCTCCGCGCGATCCGCCGCATGCGGGCGGTGCGTGCCCTGCGGGAGGACTCGCGCAACCGGGAGTGGGCGCTCGACCTGCGCCTCTCGCTGTTCGCCCTCTTCGGGCTCTCGGCGCTCGCGACGTGGTTCGGCACGAGCATCCTCATCGCCGGCTTCGCGGCCGGGATGGTCGTCGCGCTGGCCGGCGAGCCGCGCCGCCTGGCCCAGCAGCTCCTGGGTATCGCCGAGGGTTTCTTCGTGCCGTTCTTCTTCGTCGCGCTGGGCGCGCGGCTGAACTTCCGCTCGCTCGCGTCGTCGCGCTCCGACGTCGTGCTCGCCCTCGTCCTCGTCGGCGCGATCGTCGTCTGCCACGTCGCGATCGCCGTGGTCATGCGGATGCCGTGGCCGGCAGGGTTTCTGGCCTCGGCCCAGCTCGGCCTGCCGGCGGGCGTGGTCGCGCTGGGGCTGACGGAGGGCCTCATCACACCCGGTCAGGGGGCGGCCGTGGTCGCCTCGGCCGTGGTCACGCTCGGCGTGTCGAGCATCGGCGCGGCGATGCTCCACAAGCGGCTAGCATGCGATACATGA
- a CDS encoding zinc-dependent alcohol dehydrogenase family protein: MRAVVLHDVGRLVERDVPDPVAGPGEVLVEVGACGVCRTDLQIFSGDLPLRRRPVVLGHQVAGRIAGTGERVGVAWLRGADGTCPACRRGLENLCPNAEFTGWTADGGYAELVRARRDFVFPLPGGFTDVQAAPLLCAGIIGYRSLRLAGTAPGSRLGLFGFGSSAHLAIQVALHWGCEVAVFTRSGRERALAQRLGAAWAGAYDDAAPWPLDAAVTFAPAGSVVVAALTALAPGATVAVNAIHLDGMPAFDYDLLWQERAIRSVANFTRADATEFLALAAEIPIAAQVREFPLAAAGEALETLAAGGISGSAVLLVDPA, translated from the coding sequence ATGCGCGCGGTCGTGCTCCACGATGTCGGTCGGCTGGTCGAGCGCGATGTGCCGGACCCGGTCGCCGGGCCGGGCGAGGTGCTCGTCGAGGTCGGCGCCTGCGGGGTCTGTCGCACCGACCTCCAGATCTTCTCGGGCGACCTGCCGCTGCGGCGCCGCCCCGTGGTGCTCGGCCACCAGGTGGCGGGCAGGATCGCCGGCACCGGCGAGCGCGTCGGCGTCGCCTGGTTGCGCGGCGCCGACGGCACCTGCCCCGCCTGCCGCCGCGGCCTCGAGAACCTGTGCCCGAACGCCGAGTTCACCGGCTGGACGGCCGACGGCGGATACGCCGAGCTCGTGCGCGCCAGGCGCGACTTCGTGTTCCCGCTGCCGGGCGGCTTCACGGACGTCCAGGCGGCGCCGCTCCTGTGCGCGGGCATCATCGGCTACCGCTCGCTGCGCCTGGCGGGAACGGCGCCGGGCAGCCGTCTCGGCCTCTTCGGCTTCGGCTCGTCGGCACACCTCGCGATACAGGTCGCGCTCCACTGGGGCTGCGAGGTGGCCGTGTTCACCCGCTCCGGGAGGGAGCGGGCGCTCGCGCAGCGGCTGGGCGCGGCCTGGGCGGGAGCCTACGACGACGCGGCGCCGTGGCCCCTCGACGCCGCCGTCACGTTCGCGCCCGCCGGCTCGGTGGTCGTCGCGGCGCTGACCGCGCTCGCGCCGGGGGCGACCGTCGCAGTCAATGCGATCCACCTGGACGGGATGCCCGCGTTTGACTACGACCTCCTCTGGCAGGAGCGGGCCATCCGTTCGGTCGCGAACTTCACCCGGGCCGACGCAACCGAGTTCCTGGCGCTCGCCGCCGAGATCCCGATCGCGGCGCAGGTGCGGGAGTTCCCGCTGGCGGCCGCCGGCGAGGCGCTCGAGACGCTGGCGGCGGGCGGCATCAGCGGGTCGGCGGTGCTCCTGGTGGACCCGGCGTGA
- a CDS encoding sigma-70 family RNA polymerase sigma factor: MLTVDISLPEIEELKALVQEGHEKGYLTFDEVAATLEEIELTKEQLEDFYTYLLDHNIELLDAESRQSAQQDAAFHGEKAPELDLTVEPSLDSLRLYLREIGKVALLTADQEVSLAKRIERGDMLAKQQMTEANLRLVVSIAKGYLGRGLSFLDLIQEGSLGLIRAVEKFDYRKGYKFSTYATWWIRQAVTRAIADKARTIRIPVHMVEKLNRVVHIERQLVQRLGREPRPEEIAAELGMTTDEVREIQRMAQLPVSLEKPIGEEEESELGDFVPDEQAVSPFDSATMTLRREDIDRALDSLPERERKVIELRFGLKGEQPCTLEEVGRAFGVTRERIRQIENNTLKKLEGLPEAQALRNAE; encoded by the coding sequence ATGCTGACGGTCGATATCTCGCTTCCGGAGATCGAAGAGCTCAAGGCCCTGGTCCAGGAAGGACACGAGAAGGGCTACCTCACGTTCGACGAGGTTGCGGCCACGCTGGAGGAGATCGAGCTCACGAAGGAACAGCTGGAGGACTTCTACACCTACCTGCTGGACCACAACATCGAGCTCCTGGACGCCGAGTCTCGACAGTCGGCGCAGCAGGATGCGGCCTTCCACGGCGAGAAGGCGCCCGAGCTCGACCTGACGGTCGAGCCGAGCCTCGACTCGCTCCGGCTCTACCTGCGCGAAATCGGCAAGGTCGCGCTGCTCACCGCCGACCAGGAGGTCAGCCTGGCCAAGCGGATCGAGCGCGGCGACATGCTCGCGAAGCAGCAGATGACCGAGGCGAACCTGCGCCTCGTCGTCTCGATCGCGAAGGGCTATCTGGGCCGCGGGCTCTCCTTCCTCGACCTGATCCAGGAGGGCAGCCTCGGCCTCATCCGCGCCGTCGAGAAGTTCGACTACCGCAAGGGGTACAAGTTCTCGACGTACGCGACGTGGTGGATCCGCCAGGCCGTGACGCGGGCGATCGCCGACAAGGCGCGCACCATCCGCATCCCGGTGCACATGGTCGAGAAGCTCAACCGGGTCGTCCACATCGAGCGCCAGCTGGTGCAGCGCCTCGGCCGTGAGCCGCGGCCGGAGGAGATCGCCGCCGAGCTCGGCATGACGACCGACGAGGTGCGCGAGATCCAGCGCATGGCGCAGCTCCCGGTCAGCCTCGAGAAGCCGATCGGCGAGGAGGAGGAGTCCGAGCTGGGCGACTTCGTCCCCGACGAGCAGGCCGTCTCCCCGTTCGACTCGGCGACGATGACGCTGCGGCGCGAGGACATCGACCGCGCCCTCGACTCGCTCCCCGAGCGCGAGCGCAAGGTGATCGAGCTGCGCTTCGGCCTGAAGGGCGAGCAGCCCTGCACGCTCGAGGAGGTCGGCCGCGCATTCGGGGTCACCCGCGAGCGCATCCGCCAGATCGAGAACAACACGCTGAAGAAGCTCGAGGGCCTCCCCGAGGCGCAGGCGCTTCGCAACGCGGAGTAG
- a CDS encoding asparaginase has product MSDTGVVTTYRNGFPESRHRVHAVAVRRDGSVIASCGDPERVTTLRSSAKPFQVEPLVASGGYDALGLDDRVLAVMCASHAGEDIHVEAVTRGLAACGLGPEALQNERSSPQQRLRHNCSGNHLGFLANSVHHGWDTATYRSPDHPSQQAALAAMSELSGIEKGAIPTMTDGCGVVAFALPLRVIATMYARLPETLPRQFAAMTAHPELVRGDGDFDTEAMRSVSGCVAKGGAEGLSSIGLANEGIGIAIRIDDGNSRASAPAAVAVLRQLLGWNGDVPSGLGALAEPVFENSVGDPVVRLRAEIALTAAR; this is encoded by the coding sequence GTGTCCGACACCGGCGTCGTCACCACCTACCGCAACGGCTTCCCCGAGAGCCGGCACCGCGTTCACGCGGTGGCGGTGCGGCGCGACGGCTCGGTGATCGCCTCGTGCGGCGACCCGGAGCGGGTGACGACGCTGCGCTCGTCGGCGAAGCCCTTTCAGGTCGAGCCGCTGGTCGCGTCCGGCGGCTACGACGCGCTCGGGCTCGACGACCGCGTCCTGGCCGTGATGTGCGCCTCGCACGCCGGCGAGGACATCCACGTTGAGGCGGTCACGCGCGGCCTGGCGGCGTGCGGCCTCGGGCCGGAGGCGCTGCAGAACGAGCGCAGCAGCCCGCAGCAGCGGCTCCGCCACAACTGCTCCGGCAACCACCTCGGCTTCCTCGCGAACAGCGTGCACCACGGCTGGGACACCGCCACCTACCGCAGCCCCGACCACCCGTCGCAGCAGGCGGCGCTGGCCGCGATGTCCGAGCTCTCGGGCATCGAGAAGGGCGCGATCCCGACGATGACGGACGGCTGCGGCGTGGTCGCGTTCGCGCTGCCGCTGCGCGTCATCGCGACGATGTACGCCCGGCTGCCCGAGACGCTGCCGCGCCAGTTCGCGGCGATGACGGCACACCCCGAGCTCGTGCGCGGCGACGGCGATTTCGACACCGAAGCGATGCGGTCCGTGTCCGGCTGCGTCGCCAAGGGCGGGGCCGAGGGGCTCTCGAGCATCGGCCTCGCCAACGAGGGCATCGGCATCGCGATCCGGATCGACGACGGCAACTCGCGCGCGAGCGCGCCCGCGGCCGTCGCGGTGCTGCGTCAGCTGCTCGGCTGGAACGGCGACGTGCCGTCCGGCCTCGGCGCCCTGGCCGAGCCCGTCTTCGAGAACTCGGTCGGCGATCCGGTCGTCCGCCTGCGGGCCGAGATCGCTCTGACGGCCGCTCGGTGA
- a CDS encoding DNA-formamidopyrimidine glycosylase family protein — protein sequence MPELPELEAFVIAQREALTAEPIESVPVAHFATTKTIDPPIQSLAGQRFTAVGRRAKRLLFTADGGDTMMVHLMSAGKLVVGGKRTKSSMLVVAFESGRDLIMSETGHKRRAGVWLLRPDALAAELDHIGPEPLDPSYTVDVLAGSLEARPHQLHAFLRDQRAVAGIGRAFANEILWAAMLSPYQRSAALGDEDVARLHAAITGTLGAAVERLVPLSGSGLTTKADRGYAVHDRLGEPCARCGDAIRRVSFDEHTVFYCPTCQTGGRVLADRRLSRLLRE from the coding sequence ATGCCGGAGCTACCCGAGCTGGAAGCGTTCGTGATCGCGCAGCGGGAGGCGCTCACCGCGGAGCCGATCGAGTCCGTTCCCGTCGCCCACTTCGCGACGACGAAGACGATCGACCCGCCGATCCAGTCGCTCGCGGGCCAGCGCTTCACCGCGGTCGGCCGGCGGGCGAAGCGGCTGCTCTTCACCGCCGACGGCGGCGACACGATGATGGTGCACCTGATGTCGGCGGGGAAGCTCGTCGTCGGCGGGAAGCGGACGAAGTCGTCGATGCTCGTCGTCGCGTTCGAGTCCGGGCGGGATCTGATCATGTCCGAGACAGGCCACAAGCGCCGGGCCGGCGTGTGGCTGCTGCGGCCGGATGCGCTCGCGGCCGAGCTCGACCACATCGGCCCCGAGCCGCTCGACCCGTCGTACACCGTCGACGTGCTGGCCGGGTCGCTCGAGGCCCGGCCGCACCAGCTGCACGCGTTCCTGCGCGACCAGCGCGCCGTCGCCGGCATCGGCCGCGCGTTCGCGAACGAGATCCTGTGGGCCGCCATGCTCTCGCCCTACCAGCGCTCGGCGGCGCTCGGCGACGAGGACGTGGCCAGGCTGCACGCCGCCATCACGGGCACGCTCGGCGCCGCCGTCGAGCGGCTCGTGCCGCTGTCCGGCTCGGGCCTGACGACGAAGGCCGATCGCGGCTACGCCGTCCACGACCGCCTGGGCGAGCCGTGCGCCCGGTGCGGCGACGCGATCCGGCGCGTCTCCTTCGACGAGCACACCGTCTTCTACTGCCCGACTTGCCAGACCGGCGGGCGGGTGCTCGCCGACCGGCGCCTGTCACGCCTGTTACGGGAGTGA
- the mptA gene encoding GTP cyclohydrolase MptA, with translation MLESSTFTHDLQAAEPDVHLALTRAGVTGVDKVIRIAHAGTELLYYAQIDCFVDLDPGQKGVHMSRFPETVAECIDHVVIGEALHVEELAEHIAARIVERQQAVRSEVTIRAKFPVTRRTPVSDLKTQEIYHLIGQALANGKGARRLVGVEVRGLNACPCAQGLVRERAHDRLTEAGYDDGQIQEIFSLLPAATHNQRAEATLLVGTRREIDARDLIAIAENSMSAPVFELLKRPDELHVVEQAHLHPRFVEDSVRLMVAGAFERYDDLSDGCFLLARQVNHETIHNHDVLAERHGTVAELRSDLEHRNGGAPRHTTARDWLEG, from the coding sequence ATGCTTGAATCCTCAACATTCACTCATGACCTCCAGGCAGCCGAGCCCGACGTCCATCTCGCCCTGACCCGCGCCGGCGTCACCGGCGTCGACAAGGTGATCCGGATCGCGCATGCGGGCACCGAGCTTCTCTACTACGCCCAGATCGACTGCTTCGTCGATCTCGACCCCGGTCAGAAGGGCGTCCACATGTCCCGCTTCCCCGAGACGGTGGCCGAATGCATCGACCACGTCGTCATCGGCGAGGCCCTCCACGTCGAGGAGCTGGCCGAGCACATCGCGGCGCGCATCGTCGAGCGCCAGCAGGCCGTCCGCTCCGAGGTGACCATCCGGGCCAAGTTCCCGGTCACCCGGCGCACGCCCGTCTCCGACCTGAAGACGCAAGAGATCTACCACCTGATCGGCCAGGCGCTCGCGAACGGCAAGGGCGCCCGCCGGCTCGTCGGCGTCGAGGTGCGCGGGCTGAACGCGTGCCCGTGCGCGCAGGGGCTCGTGCGCGAGCGCGCGCACGACCGGCTCACCGAGGCCGGCTACGACGACGGCCAGATCCAGGAGATCTTCTCGCTCCTGCCGGCGGCCACGCACAACCAGCGGGCCGAGGCGACGCTGCTCGTCGGCACCCGCCGCGAGATCGACGCCCGCGACCTGATCGCGATCGCCGAGAACTCGATGAGCGCGCCGGTGTTCGAGCTGCTCAAGCGGCCGGACGAGCTGCACGTCGTCGAGCAGGCCCACCTGCACCCGCGCTTCGTCGAGGATTCGGTGCGGCTGATGGTGGCCGGCGCGTTCGAGCGCTACGACGACCTCTCGGACGGCTGCTTCCTGCTCGCGCGCCAGGTCAACCACGAGACGATCCACAACCACGACGTCCTGGCCGAGCGCCACGGCACGGTCGCGGAGCTGCGCTCCGACCTCGAGCACCGAAACGGCGGCGCACCGCGCCACACGACGGCGCGCGACTGGCTCGAAGGCTGA